In Gammaproteobacteria bacterium, one genomic interval encodes:
- a CDS encoding DUF2892 domain-containing protein, with protein MITHITRTMAGTFILLSLLLGVESSPVFQHQNWLWLTLFVGINLFQSGLTHWCLMDKILAKMGFSK; from the coding sequence ATGATTACACATATCACACGCACCATGGCAGGTACATTTATTCTACTATCCCTGCTGTTAGGGGTAGAGAGTAGCCCAGTTTTTCAGCACCAGAACTGGTTGTGGCTGACGCTGTTTGTCGGTATAAACCTGTTTCAAAGTGGCCTCACTCACTGGTGTCTGATGGACAAAATTTTAGCAAAGATGGGTTTTTCTAAGTAA
- a CDS encoding Ig-like domain-containing protein: MKKLNLATLIFGSLLLSGCNEGDTTLQDNIDTSSASLSSYALFNPAESIIPYPNNLLFKGTLDGTLNIPFDSSNSDAVVKEALNTLDGFSTMSPLTTRFSHAVDETTLIAANTVRLFEVTLSGTAGAVTSITRKLSNSEFMVSVDSNKTQLMITPLAALSEKTSYLVVLTNQISDENGQPLKADMVYSFAKATTPLIDSSGTSLFSALDDEKAQALEPLRQLTAAAEVAAVEFEGDLLRNEIILSWCFTTQSISDVLMRVKELVDLAEIPTTLLADTTQDTPLAAASIYAGTMILPYYLTAPSTGDPLASNTRYWQGVGGSHLTQYNPTPVATGDQTVPLLVTIPNGDKPAAGWPVVIFQHGITANRTSLLGVADTLASIGYAAVAIDLPLHGLIHSETDGTAAFYNENLERTFNLDLVNNTTRAPGPDGLIDRSGSHFINLSSPLTSRDNMRQAVADLLSLQRSLAELDYDEDGVSDIDTSQVAFIGHSLGAMVGIPFLMVGEGITSAVLGMPGGGTAKLLDGSATFGPTIAAGLAANGLIKGSSEYEGFMAATQMVLDSADPLNYTQLTGYGIHMIEVVGGNSSPPDQVIPNDVLNVAGTVPSPTAGTDPLWRAMGLTVTTSTSSAVSLQTITRFNAGHHSSLLTPNDALGSEDPLSAQVFSEMQGQIGSFIANGGSTLEVTNGAVLE, from the coding sequence ATGAAAAAACTAAATCTGGCGACACTAATTTTTGGTAGCCTACTACTCAGTGGTTGTAACGAGGGTGATACCACCCTGCAAGATAACATTGATACCTCTTCCGCTTCGCTATCGAGTTATGCACTCTTCAATCCCGCTGAAAGCATCATCCCCTATCCCAATAATCTGCTCTTCAAAGGTACGCTGGATGGCACTTTGAATATCCCTTTTGACAGCAGCAACAGTGATGCTGTGGTCAAAGAGGCACTGAATACCTTAGACGGTTTCTCTACAATGAGCCCCCTTACCACTCGCTTTAGTCATGCCGTTGATGAGACAACACTGATTGCTGCCAATACCGTGAGACTGTTTGAGGTGACACTTTCAGGTACTGCGGGGGCGGTCACCTCAATCACTCGTAAATTATCTAACAGCGAATTTATGGTGAGTGTTGATAGCAACAAAACCCAGCTGATGATTACCCCGTTAGCGGCACTCTCTGAAAAAACAAGTTATCTGGTGGTGCTAACCAACCAAATTTCGGATGAAAATGGCCAGCCGCTAAAAGCGGATATGGTCTACAGTTTTGCCAAAGCCACAACGCCCCTGATAGACAGTAGCGGCACCAGCCTGTTTAGTGCGCTGGACGACGAAAAAGCGCAGGCGTTGGAGCCACTGCGCCAGCTGACAGCTGCGGCAGAGGTGGCCGCCGTGGAGTTTGAAGGTGACCTACTGCGAAATGAGATCATCCTTAGCTGGTGCTTTACCACCCAGTCAATATCTGACGTGCTCATGCGCGTTAAAGAGCTCGTTGATCTCGCAGAAATACCCACAACACTTCTCGCGGATACCACTCAAGATACACCCTTAGCCGCGGCCTCAATTTATGCGGGCACCATGATCCTACCTTATTATCTGACAGCACCGTCAACCGGCGACCCGCTGGCCTCTAATACACGTTATTGGCAAGGGGTTGGTGGCAGCCATCTAACGCAATACAACCCAACCCCAGTTGCAACGGGCGATCAAACGGTACCGCTGCTGGTGACTATTCCCAATGGTGATAAACCGGCTGCTGGTTGGCCGGTGGTCATTTTCCAACACGGTATTACTGCCAATCGAACCTCGCTGCTTGGCGTGGCTGATACGCTAGCCTCAATAGGTTATGCAGCAGTAGCGATTGATCTGCCACTGCACGGTTTAATCCATAGTGAAACGGACGGTACAGCGGCATTTTATAATGAGAACTTGGAGCGCACCTTCAACCTCGACCTGGTTAATAATACAACCCGTGCACCAGGGCCGGATGGCCTTATCGACCGCTCTGGAAGCCACTTTATAAACCTGAGCAGCCCACTTACCAGCCGAGATAATATGCGCCAGGCGGTGGCTGATCTTCTTAGCCTACAGCGCTCACTCGCTGAACTGGATTATGATGAGGATGGAGTAAGCGATATCGACACCTCACAGGTCGCTTTTATTGGCCACTCACTGGGGGCTATGGTGGGCATCCCCTTCCTGATGGTCGGTGAAGGCATCACCTCCGCAGTGCTGGGCATGCCCGGTGGCGGCACCGCCAAGCTGCTTGATGGCTCCGCAACCTTTGGGCCGACCATCGCGGCCGGGTTGGCCGCCAATGGTTTAATCAAAGGCAGTAGTGAGTACGAAGGTTTTATGGCGGCAACCCAGATGGTTCTCGACTCAGCTGACCCGCTAAATTATACACAGCTGACAGGGTATGGAATTCATATGATTGAGGTGGTCGGGGGGAACAGCTCACCACCAGATCAGGTAATTCCCAATGATGTTCTGAATGTAGCGGGTACCGTACCCTCACCGACCGCTGGCACCGACCCACTATGGCGCGCCATGGGACTTACCGTCACCACGTCCACATCCAGTGCGGTCAGCCTGCAAACCATAACCCGCTTCAATGCAGGCCACCATAGTTCCTTACTCACCCCCAATGATGCTCTTGGCAGCGAAGACCCGCTCTCCGCACAAGTCTTTAGCGAAATGCAGGGCCAGATCGGCAGCTTCATTGCGAATGGTGGCAGCACCCTCGAAGTGACTAATGGTGCAGTGCTCGAATGA
- a CDS encoding outer membrane protein transport protein, translating to MSRSLLLTLPLYSGLLLSSMAAHSAGFALIEHSASGMGNAYAGAAAIAEDGSTIYFNPAGMTELGDEQISGAIHWVRPRGDFTNSGSTTASGDPLLGSDSRGQGVDGIIPNLYYSKRLDDKVMFGFGINVPYGMETSYNDDWVGRYHAVKSKVMSVNFNPSLAWKIDDRLSLGAGINGQYIHIELSNAIDFGSICSGTLPAATCAAQDADHPQQRDGFAELEADGFNWGYNFGLLYKLQPKTRVGFSYRSKITHNVRGDADFTVPSNMAFLTAGGSFVDTGLSSTVTLPESTSLSFTHQIDRFTLLFDWSYTRWSRFQELRIKYDSAQADSVTTENWQDSSRYAVGLNYQLNSGLLLRSGIAYDETPIPDDIHRTPRIPGSDRLWLAFGFGYQIDNHLSVDVGYAHLFVDDSGSDHSFESSVSTINHTLSGEYEATVNILSAQLNWSF from the coding sequence ATGAGCCGATCGTTACTACTTACACTGCCACTCTACAGCGGGTTGCTGCTTTCCAGTATGGCCGCCCACAGTGCTGGCTTTGCCCTAATAGAGCACTCTGCCAGCGGTATGGGCAACGCCTACGCGGGTGCAGCGGCGATTGCTGAAGATGGTTCCACCATCTACTTTAACCCTGCGGGCATGACAGAGCTGGGGGATGAGCAGATAAGTGGCGCTATTCATTGGGTGCGCCCCCGGGGCGATTTCACCAACAGTGGCTCCACCACCGCGAGTGGCGACCCTCTGCTGGGGAGTGACAGCCGTGGGCAGGGAGTCGACGGCATCATCCCCAACCTTTACTACAGCAAAAGGTTGGATGACAAGGTGATGTTTGGCTTTGGCATTAACGTGCCATACGGCATGGAGACCTCCTACAATGATGACTGGGTAGGCCGTTACCACGCAGTGAAATCAAAGGTAATGAGTGTTAATTTCAACCCAAGCCTAGCGTGGAAAATAGATGATAGACTCTCTCTTGGCGCTGGCATCAATGGTCAATATATTCATATCGAACTGAGCAATGCGATTGATTTTGGCTCAATTTGCTCAGGCACCCTGCCGGCAGCTACGTGTGCCGCGCAAGATGCCGACCACCCCCAGCAGCGAGATGGCTTTGCTGAGCTGGAAGCGGATGGTTTTAACTGGGGTTATAACTTTGGCCTGCTCTACAAACTCCAGCCTAAAACACGTGTGGGCTTCTCCTACCGCTCCAAAATCACACATAATGTTAGGGGTGATGCCGATTTTACTGTGCCCAGTAATATGGCATTTCTTACCGCAGGGGGGAGCTTTGTCGATACAGGTTTAAGCAGTACCGTCACACTACCCGAAAGTACCTCACTTAGTTTTACCCATCAAATAGACCGATTCACCCTTCTTTTTGACTGGAGCTATACTCGCTGGAGCCGCTTTCAAGAGCTGCGTATTAAATACGATTCCGCTCAAGCTGACTCAGTCACCACCGAAAACTGGCAAGACAGCAGCCGCTATGCCGTAGGGCTTAACTACCAGCTTAACAGTGGGTTGCTGTTGCGCAGTGGCATCGCATACGATGAAACCCCGATACCCGACGATATACACCGCACCCCTCGCATACCGGGCAGTGACCGCCTCTGGCTGGCTTTTGGTTTCGGTTACCAGATTGATAACCATTTGAGTGTTGATGTGGGTTACGCCCACCTGTTTGTAGACGATAGTGGCTCAGACCACAGCTTCGAAAGCAGTGTATCAACCATCAACCACACCCTGAGCGGTGAGTATGAGGCCACGGTAAATATCTTAAGTGCGCAACTCAACTGGTCATTTTAG
- a CDS encoding long-chain fatty acid--CoA ligase, protein METVTIPPDHAPTISELFRLRVEMNPEKIAYQQYDVASQSWQKSSWQQMAIEVGHWQEALQSEGLQPGDRVAIMLKNCRNWIVFDQAALGLGLITVPIFADDRPDNVAYILEQTEAKLLLVQDRRHWAPFQIIKQPLPSLQRIISVQRINEEDNPDDTRLKSLVSWLFGRSGELITTPVAADTLATIVYTSGTTGRPKGVMLSHQNIIHNAWAALSCGDISSSDRFLSFLPLSHMLERTDGYLMPMMAGAEVVYSRSNQQLADDFLMIKPTVIISVPRIYERVYQKINSGVEKKSRLMRTLFKLTKQVGWDYFEHRQGRKKWSPKLLLWPLLQSLVASKILAKLGGRLRYAICGGAPLNRDVAQLFISLGTPLYQGYGLTESSPVISVNRPDDNIPDSIGLALAGVEVRIGENDELQTRSPSVMAGYWRDEQANKETFTEDGWLRTGDKATIDDNGHLYLTGRIKEILVLANGEKVPPGNMEGAITLEPLFSQTVVIGEGKPYLSALLVLEHDAWQYLAGQLGLDPKAPEVLMDKQLHRHCLARLNQRLSNFPGYAQIRRIHISLEPWSIENDLLTPTLKIKREKVITKFTEQIEQLYQGH, encoded by the coding sequence ATGGAAACGGTGACTATCCCTCCCGACCACGCACCCACCATCTCAGAGCTTTTTCGTCTGCGGGTGGAGATGAATCCGGAAAAAATAGCCTATCAGCAATACGATGTAGCGAGCCAATCGTGGCAAAAAAGCAGCTGGCAGCAGATGGCCATTGAGGTGGGTCACTGGCAGGAGGCGCTTCAATCAGAAGGGTTGCAACCGGGCGACCGGGTGGCCATTATGTTGAAAAATTGCCGTAACTGGATCGTATTTGACCAGGCCGCACTGGGGCTTGGACTCATCACCGTACCTATTTTTGCAGATGATCGCCCCGACAATGTTGCCTACATACTGGAGCAGACAGAGGCGAAGCTGCTACTGGTACAAGACCGCCGCCACTGGGCACCCTTTCAGATCATCAAGCAACCACTCCCCTCGCTGCAACGCATTATCAGTGTGCAACGAATCAATGAGGAGGATAACCCCGATGATACGCGCCTGAAGTCACTGGTCAGTTGGTTGTTTGGCCGTAGCGGCGAGCTGATTACCACACCTGTCGCCGCCGATACACTGGCCACCATTGTCTACACTTCCGGTACCACGGGGCGGCCTAAAGGGGTGATGCTCAGCCATCAAAATATTATTCACAATGCATGGGCTGCACTCTCGTGCGGTGATATTAGCTCCAGCGACCGGTTTCTCTCCTTTTTGCCACTTTCACATATGCTTGAGCGCACAGATGGCTATCTAATGCCGATGATGGCCGGTGCTGAAGTGGTCTATTCCCGTTCTAATCAGCAACTAGCAGATGATTTTTTGATGATTAAGCCAACGGTCATCATATCTGTGCCGCGCATTTATGAGCGCGTTTACCAAAAAATAAACAGTGGCGTTGAGAAGAAAAGCCGTTTGATGCGCACTCTCTTCAAACTCACTAAACAGGTTGGCTGGGACTATTTTGAGCATCGCCAGGGGCGAAAAAAGTGGTCACCCAAACTACTGCTTTGGCCACTATTGCAGTCGCTGGTAGCCAGTAAGATTCTTGCCAAGCTGGGCGGTCGACTTCGTTATGCCATTTGTGGTGGCGCACCTTTAAACAGGGATGTTGCGCAGCTTTTTATCAGCCTAGGCACACCGCTCTACCAAGGTTATGGTTTAACAGAGTCAAGTCCGGTCATTTCGGTTAACCGGCCTGACGACAACATTCCCGACAGCATTGGCCTGGCCCTTGCGGGCGTGGAGGTGCGCATCGGTGAAAATGATGAGCTGCAAACCCGCAGCCCCAGCGTTATGGCGGGCTACTGGAGAGATGAGCAAGCCAATAAAGAGACCTTTACCGAAGATGGCTGGTTACGCACCGGCGACAAAGCCACTATTGATGATAATGGCCACCTCTACCTTACCGGGCGTATTAAAGAGATTCTGGTATTGGCAAATGGTGAAAAGGTGCCACCGGGCAATATGGAAGGTGCAATAACGCTTGAACCACTCTTCTCTCAAACGGTTGTGATTGGCGAAGGAAAGCCCTACCTCAGCGCGCTATTGGTATTAGAACATGATGCCTGGCAATACCTCGCGGGGCAGCTGGGTCTTGACCCCAAAGCCCCAGAGGTGCTGATGGATAAGCAGTTACACCGCCACTGTTTAGCCCGCCTCAACCAGAGATTATCTAACTTCCCGGGTTACGCACAAATTCGGCGGATACATATAAGCCTGGAGCCGTGGAGTATCGAAAATGATCTACTCACACCCACACTTAAGATAAAGCGAGAAAAAGTGATAACGAAATTTACTGAGCAGATTGAACAGCTCTATCAAGGGCATTAA
- the mtnB gene encoding methylthioribulose 1-phosphate dehydratase: MATLFDQFETRDALAKMGKIFHSRGWMAGTAGNLSARDNKQADSFWITASGKPKGALAEDDFLRLAMTNGQVIESTSSDDKPSAEVAIHQVIYRLFPEACCCLHVHTVDACIATQGCHEPSLQLPPLEMIKGMGVWLQSPEVRLPLFDNRLEVTRIATEIEQSFMQQSPDISALMIRQHGLTVWGDSLQQAYNRLEIMEFIMSYVARVQQHG; this comes from the coding sequence ATGGCGACCCTATTTGATCAATTTGAAACGCGTGATGCGTTGGCGAAAATGGGTAAAATATTTCACAGCCGTGGCTGGATGGCGGGCACAGCGGGCAACTTGAGCGCCCGTGACAATAAGCAAGCCGATAGTTTTTGGATAACGGCAAGTGGAAAACCCAAAGGTGCGCTGGCGGAAGATGATTTTTTGCGGCTTGCGATGACCAATGGCCAAGTGATCGAATCTACATCGAGCGACGACAAGCCTTCCGCCGAAGTGGCTATTCACCAGGTAATTTACCGGCTGTTTCCAGAGGCGTGCTGCTGCCTGCATGTACATACCGTAGATGCTTGCATTGCAACACAGGGGTGTCATGAGCCATCACTGCAACTACCCCCACTGGAGATGATTAAAGGCATGGGGGTCTGGTTGCAATCACCTGAGGTAAGATTGCCGCTGTTTGATAACCGGTTAGAGGTTACCCGGATTGCTACTGAAATCGAGCAGAGTTTTATGCAACAATCACCTGATATTTCTGCGTTGATGATTCGCCAGCATGGCTTGACCGTGTGGGGGGATTCACTGCAACAAGCTTACAATCGCCTGGAGATTATGGAGTTCATCATGAGCTATGTGGCTCGTGTTCAGCAACATGGTTAA
- a CDS encoding DEAD/DEAH box helicase, translating into MQAAAEEGFDYCTPIQATTLPLTLAGQDVMGQAQTGTGKTAAFLLSVMNRLLTAPVCGERRKNQPGVLILAPTRELVIQIHKDAVALARHADITCHAIYGGTGYQSQREQVQSGVDILIGTPGRTIDYFKQHVFDLRMIQAVVLDEADRMFDLGFIKDIRFLLRRCPRPEKRLSMLFSATMPLRVTELAYEHMNNPQHVAIEAEQVTAKQVEEMIFFPANDEKIPLLLGVLKRYQPTQCIIFSNTKRVTEKIYAYLLGNGYKAAILSGDVPQKKRQQLLAQFTTGELPFLVATDVAARGLHIPNITHVINFDLPQDCEDYVHRIGRTARAGASGVAISMACENYSFYQPDIEAFIGHKIPYTAIDSELLITPKPAIKIERRPPRKPVGGKPEHSRHRNSSRS; encoded by the coding sequence ATGCAAGCAGCCGCAGAAGAGGGCTTTGATTATTGTACACCAATCCAGGCGACCACCTTGCCGCTCACCTTGGCTGGCCAAGATGTAATGGGGCAGGCGCAAACAGGCACCGGGAAAACGGCAGCCTTTCTGCTGTCGGTGATGAACCGACTGTTAACAGCGCCGGTGTGTGGCGAGCGCCGCAAGAATCAACCCGGGGTTTTGATTCTTGCACCCACCCGTGAGCTGGTCATCCAGATTCATAAAGATGCTGTTGCGTTAGCCAGACATGCCGACATAACTTGTCACGCCATTTACGGCGGCACTGGCTATCAGAGCCAGCGGGAACAGGTACAGAGTGGAGTCGATATTCTCATTGGTACACCCGGGCGCACCATTGATTACTTCAAACAGCATGTATTTGATCTGCGCATGATACAGGCGGTAGTGTTGGATGAGGCTGACCGAATGTTTGATCTCGGCTTTATTAAAGATATACGCTTTCTATTGCGCCGCTGCCCACGACCCGAAAAGCGACTCAGCATGCTCTTTTCAGCGACGATGCCACTGCGTGTTACTGAGCTTGCTTACGAGCATATGAATAACCCACAGCATGTTGCCATCGAGGCAGAGCAGGTAACCGCAAAGCAGGTCGAGGAGATGATATTTTTCCCTGCCAATGATGAAAAAATACCTCTGTTGCTAGGGGTTTTAAAACGCTACCAACCTACGCAGTGCATTATTTTCAGCAATACCAAGCGTGTCACAGAGAAAATTTATGCCTATTTGCTGGGCAATGGGTATAAGGCGGCGATCCTTTCGGGGGATGTTCCACAGAAAAAACGCCAACAGCTACTCGCGCAATTCACCACTGGAGAGTTGCCTTTTCTAGTGGCAACGGATGTGGCTGCACGGGGGCTGCACATTCCCAATATAACCCATGTTATAAATTTTGATCTGCCACAAGATTGCGAAGACTATGTACACCGTATTGGCCGAACCGCCCGTGCGGGTGCTTCGGGTGTTGCCATCAGTATGGCGTGCGAAAATTACTCTTTTTATCAGCCAGACATTGAAGCCTTTATTGGCCACAAGATCCCCTACACTGCGATCGATTCAGAACTTTTGATCACACCAAAACCGGCGATAAAAATAGAGCGCAGGCCGCCACGTAAACCGGTGGGTGGTAAGCCAGAACACTCTCGCCACAGAAACAGCTCAAGGTCATAA
- the trxA gene encoding thioredoxin TrxA, with translation MSEHIVHVTDDNFDAEVINSEGPVLVDYWAEWCGPCKMIAPILDEIAGSYTGKIKITKLNIDDNPNTPPKYGIRGIPTLMIFKGGNVEATKVGALSKSQLTAFIDSNI, from the coding sequence GTGAGTGAACATATCGTTCATGTGACTGATGATAATTTTGACGCTGAAGTAATTAACAGTGAAGGCCCTGTGCTGGTTGACTACTGGGCTGAGTGGTGCGGTCCCTGCAAAATGATTGCGCCGATTCTCGATGAAATTGCAGGCAGTTACACGGGTAAAATCAAAATTACCAAACTCAATATTGATGACAACCCAAATACTCCACCTAAATATGGTATCCGTGGCATTCCCACCTTAATGATATTCAAAGGTGGCAATGTTGAGGCAACAAAGGTTGGCGCACTTTCCAAGTCACAACTGACCGCCTTTATCGACAGCAATATTTGA